The following coding sequences are from one Microbacterium sp. SSM24 window:
- a CDS encoding helix-turn-helix transcriptional regulator: protein MDRAQLADFLRRRRATLQPEDVGLRRGPRRRTEGLRREEVAALSDMSTDYYSRLEQSRGPQPSEQMLAAIARGLRLTLEERDHLFRLAGHTAPARALRSEHVSPGLMRVLDRLADTPAQVMTELGETLAQTPPARALFGDETRFEGFRRSVGYRWFLEPGTRDVYPVDDHPMHSRSFTADIRTVYAKHGPRSRAGQMVRALLDESPEFGELWEAHEVRSTHPREKRLQHPEVGVMDMQCQILLDPEQGQTLLVLTATPGTESYEKLQLLSVIGTQEVGSAR from the coding sequence GTGGACAGAGCACAGCTGGCGGATTTCCTCCGTCGCCGCCGCGCGACCCTCCAGCCGGAGGACGTCGGCCTGCGGCGGGGGCCACGACGGCGCACCGAAGGACTTCGCCGTGAAGAGGTCGCCGCTCTCAGCGACATGTCGACGGACTACTACAGCCGCCTCGAGCAGAGCCGCGGCCCGCAGCCGTCGGAGCAGATGCTCGCCGCCATCGCTCGCGGGCTGCGGCTGACCCTCGAGGAGCGGGATCACCTCTTCCGCCTGGCGGGGCACACCGCTCCGGCTCGCGCGCTCCGCAGCGAGCATGTCTCCCCCGGACTCATGCGCGTGCTCGATCGGCTCGCCGACACCCCCGCCCAGGTGATGACCGAGCTCGGTGAGACGCTCGCCCAGACGCCGCCCGCACGAGCGCTCTTCGGCGACGAGACGCGCTTCGAGGGGTTCCGACGCAGTGTCGGGTACCGCTGGTTCCTCGAGCCCGGCACGCGCGACGTGTATCCGGTCGATGATCACCCGATGCACTCGCGGTCGTTCACCGCGGACATCCGCACCGTCTACGCCAAGCACGGCCCGCGCTCGCGCGCAGGCCAGATGGTGCGGGCCCTTCTCGATGAGAGTCCCGAGTTCGGCGAGCTGTGGGAGGCGCACGAGGTGCGTTCGACGCATCCGCGCGAGAAGCGGCTGCAGCATCCGGAGGTCGGTGTGATGGACATGCAGTGCCAGATCCTCCTCGACCCCGAACAGGGGCAGACGCTGCTCGTGCTGACGGCGACGCCCGGCACCGAGAGCTACGAGAAGCTGCAGCTGCTCTCCGTCATCGGCACGCAGGAGGTCGGATCCGCCCGCTGA
- a CDS encoding SDR family oxidoreductase, with amino-acid sequence MPKILDISVPDLSGRLAVVTGASDGVGFEIAARLARSGADLVLPVRNRAKGDTAADRIRERTPDADIRIRSLDLASRESVARFSREALDVGRPIDILIANAGVMTPPTRRASADGHELQLATNHLGHFALVAHLLPLLIAGRAHVTSQVSVAADQGAINWDDPDWERGYDAMKAYSSSKIMFGLFAAELQRRSDAASWGLRSNLSHPGVTPTNLLAAQPGMGRPDDTAAVRFIRAMSRRGLLFGTPQSAALSAVHAATSPDARGGRLYGPKGFRHLSGLPAEQALYTRLRSESEAQRAWELSERLTGVRVAV; translated from the coding sequence ATGCCGAAGATCCTCGACATCTCCGTCCCCGACCTCTCCGGGCGACTCGCCGTCGTCACCGGAGCGAGCGACGGCGTCGGCTTCGAGATCGCCGCGCGCCTCGCACGCAGCGGCGCCGACCTCGTCCTTCCCGTGCGCAACCGCGCGAAGGGCGACACAGCAGCGGACCGCATCCGAGAGCGGACACCGGATGCCGACATCCGGATCCGCTCGCTTGACCTCGCGTCACGGGAATCGGTCGCCCGCTTCTCGAGGGAGGCGCTCGACGTCGGTCGCCCGATCGACATCCTCATCGCGAACGCCGGCGTGATGACACCGCCGACCCGGCGGGCCTCCGCCGACGGTCATGAGCTCCAGCTCGCGACCAACCATCTGGGCCACTTCGCGCTCGTCGCGCACCTGCTCCCCCTGCTGATCGCCGGCCGCGCGCACGTGACGAGCCAGGTCAGCGTCGCGGCAGATCAGGGAGCGATCAACTGGGATGACCCCGACTGGGAACGGGGCTACGACGCCATGAAGGCGTACAGCTCATCGAAGATCATGTTCGGCCTCTTCGCGGCAGAGCTGCAGAGGCGTTCGGATGCCGCGTCCTGGGGTCTGCGTAGCAACCTCTCCCACCCCGGCGTGACGCCCACCAACCTCCTCGCCGCTCAGCCCGGAATGGGCCGGCCGGACGACACCGCGGCGGTCCGATTCATCCGCGCGATGTCCCGGCGCGGGCTCTTGTTCGGCACGCCGCAGTCGGCCGCTCTCTCCGCCGTGCATGCCGCGACCAGCCCCGACGCGCGAGGCGGTCGCCTCTACGGCCCGAAGGGCTTCCGGCACCTGAGCGGGCTCCCCGCGGAGCAGGCGCTGTACACGCGGCTCCGCAGCGAGTCCGAGGCGCAGCGCGCATGGGAGCTGTCGGAGCGCCTCACCGGCGTGCGCGTCGCCGTCTGA
- a CDS encoding SRPBCC family protein, with the protein MSRNTRMLRCTPEDVFRVLADGWLYPSWVVGASRMRKVDETWPAEGSQLHHSFGVWPALIDDRTVVEASESPHHLVMLARGWPVGEARVTINVKKRGDGCVVRIQEEAVAGPGRFVPEPIMDLLLHWRNTETLHRLAYLAEGTAPRSQGATTAEDELTRSGEDANTT; encoded by the coding sequence ATGTCACGGAACACCAGGATGCTGCGCTGCACGCCGGAGGACGTGTTCCGCGTTCTCGCGGACGGCTGGCTCTACCCGTCGTGGGTCGTCGGAGCGTCGCGTATGCGCAAGGTCGACGAGACGTGGCCGGCGGAGGGATCGCAGCTGCACCATTCCTTCGGTGTCTGGCCGGCGCTCATCGACGACCGCACCGTGGTGGAGGCGAGCGAGTCTCCTCACCACCTCGTCATGCTGGCGCGTGGGTGGCCCGTCGGCGAGGCGCGCGTGACGATCAACGTGAAGAAGCGCGGCGACGGGTGCGTCGTACGCATCCAGGAGGAGGCCGTCGCCGGGCCCGGGCGGTTCGTGCCCGAGCCGATCATGGACCTGCTGTTGCACTGGCGGAACACCGAGACACTGCACCGACTGGCGTACCTTGCTGAAGGGACGGCTCCGCGCTCGCAAGGCGCGACGACCGCGGAGGACGAACTGACCCGCAGCGGAGAGGACGCGAACACGACGTGA
- a CDS encoding phytoene desaturase family protein translates to MSDSDLDAVVVGAGPNGLAAAVVLARAGLRVRVYERADQAGGGAATRELTLPGFRHDVCSAVHPLAFESRFFREFGLRDRVEFVTPDLSYAHPLDGGRAGIAYRDLARTLDELGRDGPAYERLMAPLVRHATRVAEFTGSPLLRVPSDPVTAVTFGVRALEQGSPAWNLRFREDAAPALLTGVAAHTILSQPSIAAAGAGLALGAYAHARGWPIPVGGSQAIVDALVDDLRVHGGEIVLDHDITSLAQLPPARVKLLDVTPRALLRLAGTDVPPRYRRALEGFRYGGAVAKVDFALSEPVPWTHAAVRAAGTVHVGGTRAEVAAAENEVNRGRLPGRPYVLVSQPSVFDATRAPAGKHVLWTYTHVPTGSDVDRREAVIAQIERFAPGFRDTILATSSRTAVDVELHNPNYPGGDIAAGAPTLRQMVRRPVLSADPWRTPLPGVYLASASAPPGPGVHGLVGWFAARSALRHEFGRRAIPDLSPRD, encoded by the coding sequence GTGAGCGACAGCGATCTCGACGCCGTGGTCGTCGGTGCCGGGCCGAACGGTCTGGCGGCGGCGGTCGTGCTCGCGCGCGCAGGACTCCGCGTTCGCGTGTACGAGCGAGCCGACCAGGCCGGTGGGGGAGCGGCGACGCGTGAACTCACGCTCCCGGGCTTTCGGCACGACGTGTGCTCGGCGGTGCATCCGCTCGCGTTCGAATCCCGGTTCTTCCGCGAGTTCGGTCTGCGTGACCGCGTCGAGTTCGTCACCCCCGACCTGTCGTACGCGCACCCGCTCGACGGCGGACGGGCGGGCATCGCGTACCGCGACCTCGCACGCACCCTCGACGAGCTCGGCCGTGACGGCCCCGCCTACGAGAGGCTCATGGCGCCCCTCGTGCGCCACGCGACCCGCGTCGCCGAGTTCACGGGCTCACCGCTCCTTCGCGTGCCGAGCGACCCGGTGACCGCGGTGACTTTCGGGGTTCGCGCCCTCGAGCAGGGTAGTCCGGCCTGGAACCTCCGGTTCCGTGAGGATGCCGCGCCGGCGCTGCTGACGGGTGTCGCGGCCCACACGATCCTGTCGCAGCCGAGCATCGCGGCTGCGGGGGCCGGCCTCGCTCTCGGCGCATACGCGCACGCACGGGGGTGGCCCATCCCCGTCGGCGGCAGTCAGGCGATCGTCGATGCGCTGGTCGACGATCTGCGCGTGCACGGCGGCGAAATCGTCCTCGACCACGACATCACGTCGCTCGCGCAGCTGCCGCCCGCGAGGGTGAAGCTGCTCGACGTCACGCCGCGTGCCCTGCTCCGACTCGCCGGGACCGACGTGCCGCCGCGGTACCGGCGTGCGCTCGAGGGATTCCGCTACGGCGGCGCGGTCGCCAAGGTCGACTTCGCACTCAGCGAGCCGGTGCCGTGGACTCATGCAGCGGTCCGCGCCGCCGGCACCGTCCACGTCGGCGGCACCAGGGCGGAAGTCGCCGCGGCCGAGAACGAGGTCAACCGCGGCCGGCTGCCGGGGCGGCCCTACGTGCTCGTGTCCCAGCCGTCCGTGTTCGACGCGACCCGCGCGCCCGCCGGGAAGCACGTGCTCTGGACGTACACGCATGTGCCGACGGGCAGCGACGTCGATCGCCGCGAGGCCGTGATCGCGCAGATCGAGAGGTTCGCGCCGGGCTTCCGCGACACGATCCTCGCGACGAGTTCACGCACCGCCGTCGACGTCGAGCTGCACAACCCGAACTATCCCGGAGGCGACATCGCCGCCGGAGCCCCGACGCTTCGCCAGATGGTGCGCCGGCCCGTTCTCAGCGCCGATCCGTGGCGGACCCCCCTTCCGGGCGTCTATCTGGCCTCGGCATCCGCCCCTCCCGGCCCCGGCGTGCACGGCCTCGTGGGATGGTTCGCCGCGCGCAGCGCGCTGCGCCACGAATTCGGGCGACGCGCGATCCCCGACCTCTCGCCGCGGGACTGA
- a CDS encoding inositol monophosphatase family protein, whose protein sequence is MTSSSAATPFDAPYEGDLGAELELALRLADAADTASMSRFDAADLEVSTKADATHVTEADLATERAIRAILEVERPGDGVFGEEYGVSGDAQRQWIIDPIDGTANYLKGIPMWTTLIALAIDGIPRVGVASQPAIGRRWWAATGLGAWTNTTSGAPRRLAVSSVATIAESSVSFQSIGQWRDAGELDALERLTSAVWRDRGYGDAWPYMLLAEGRLEFVAEFGVKEYDIAALVPIVTEAGGRFTSYAGNDSLSERSSLATNRVLHDAYLDLLRAQ, encoded by the coding sequence GTGACTTCCTCCTCCGCTGCGACGCCCTTCGATGCGCCGTACGAGGGTGATCTCGGCGCCGAGTTGGAGCTGGCGCTGCGGCTCGCAGACGCAGCGGACACAGCATCCATGAGCCGTTTCGACGCCGCTGATCTGGAGGTGTCGACGAAGGCTGACGCGACGCACGTGACCGAGGCTGATCTCGCGACGGAGCGCGCCATCCGCGCGATCCTCGAGGTCGAGCGTCCGGGTGACGGCGTCTTCGGCGAGGAGTACGGGGTCAGCGGCGACGCGCAGCGCCAGTGGATCATCGATCCGATCGACGGCACCGCCAACTACCTCAAGGGCATTCCGATGTGGACGACGCTGATCGCGCTGGCGATCGACGGGATCCCCCGGGTGGGTGTCGCGAGCCAGCCCGCGATCGGCCGCCGCTGGTGGGCCGCCACGGGACTCGGAGCCTGGACCAACACGACATCGGGAGCGCCTCGTCGACTCGCCGTGTCGTCGGTCGCGACGATCGCCGAGTCGAGCGTGAGCTTCCAGAGCATCGGCCAGTGGCGGGACGCCGGTGAGCTCGACGCCCTCGAGCGTCTGACGTCGGCCGTGTGGCGGGATCGCGGGTACGGCGACGCGTGGCCGTACATGCTCCTCGCGGAGGGTCGGCTCGAGTTCGTCGCCGAGTTCGGCGTGAAGGAGTACGACATCGCGGCACTTGTGCCCATCGTGACCGAGGCGGGAGGCCGGTTCACCTCGTACGCCGGCAATGACTCGCTCTCCGAGCGATCGTCCCTCGCCACCAATCGCGTGCTTCACGACGCGTATCTCGACCTGCTCCGCGCCCAGTGA
- a CDS encoding HNH endonuclease signature motif containing protein produces the protein MDALADTLQQVERLLGDAATGVFDGAGLRAADDPELLGLLAQVAAVSRLVDAVLVGVVAEVGERADAAPHAERITTVHGCRSVRELVQRVTRQSSRTVGEVLRGARAVARPVAVTTGELLPAAYPAMRDALASGAVGVDGLVAVVAALDGAGCAAQARRAADEELGAAARGAGCDGAPAPGADELRVQAQVWAMFLDQDGAEPRETRALRKRGLTLGVCRDGLVPIRGQLLPEVAGQLETLFHSILNPKTGGPAAPAGPHFTVVDAAVDDREVPFQDQADPRTRVQRQHDAFATVLSVAARSAEVPTIGGAAPTLVVSVIEGDLRSGTGHAHLDGCDEPVSLTVARHVACTGTIQRVTSDQTGRIRAIHTIDRVFGPHQRKAITLRDGGCIIPGCHVPAAWCEIHHVHEHAHGGPTHTDNGVLLCWHHHRTLDTSGWTIRMRNGIPEVRGPSWWDTAGRWRPTTTSPTRLRQHHTTRTATSGGP, from the coding sequence ATGGACGCCCTCGCCGACACCCTGCAGCAGGTGGAACGCCTGCTCGGCGACGCGGCCACCGGGGTGTTCGACGGTGCCGGGTTGCGCGCAGCGGACGATCCTGAGTTGTTGGGGTTGTTGGCGCAGGTCGCCGCGGTCTCACGGCTGGTCGACGCGGTGCTGGTCGGGGTGGTCGCGGAGGTGGGGGAGCGGGCGGATGCTGCGCCGCACGCGGAGCGGATCACCACCGTGCACGGCTGCCGGTCGGTGAGAGAACTGGTGCAGCGGGTCACCCGGCAGTCATCACGGACAGTCGGGGAGGTGCTGCGGGGGGCGCGGGCGGTGGCCCGGCCGGTCGCCGTCACCACCGGGGAACTCCTGCCGGCGGCCTATCCCGCGATGCGCGACGCACTCGCCTCCGGCGCGGTCGGAGTGGACGGCCTGGTCGCGGTGGTGGCTGCGTTGGACGGGGCGGGGTGTGCGGCCCAGGCGCGCCGGGCGGCCGACGAGGAACTGGGTGCGGCGGCCCGGGGTGCCGGGTGCGATGGGGCACCGGCTCCGGGCGCGGATGAGTTGCGGGTGCAGGCGCAGGTGTGGGCGATGTTCCTGGACCAAGACGGCGCCGAGCCCCGCGAGACCCGGGCGCTGCGCAAACGAGGGCTGACCCTCGGGGTGTGCCGGGATGGGCTGGTCCCCATCCGGGGGCAGCTGCTCCCCGAAGTCGCCGGGCAACTCGAGACCCTGTTCCACAGCATTCTCAACCCCAAGACCGGGGGACCCGCGGCGCCTGCCGGACCGCACTTCACCGTCGTCGACGCTGCCGTCGATGACCGGGAGGTGCCGTTCCAGGATCAGGCCGACCCGCGCACCCGCGTGCAGCGGCAGCACGACGCGTTCGCGACCGTCCTCTCGGTCGCCGCCCGCTCCGCCGAAGTGCCGACGATCGGGGGCGCCGCCCCCACTCTCGTGGTCTCTGTGATCGAGGGCGATCTGCGGTCCGGGACCGGGCACGCCCACCTGGACGGCTGCGACGAACCCGTCTCCCTCACCGTGGCCCGGCACGTTGCCTGCACCGGCACGATCCAACGCGTCACCAGCGACCAGACCGGCCGGATCCGGGCGATCCACACCATCGACCGGGTCTTCGGGCCGCACCAGCGCAAAGCCATCACCCTCCGCGACGGCGGCTGCATCATCCCCGGCTGCCACGTCCCGGCCGCATGGTGCGAGATCCACCACGTCCACGAACACGCCCACGGCGGACCCACCCACACCGACAACGGTGTCCTGTTGTGTTGGCACCACCACCGCACCCTCGACACCAGCGGCTGGACCATCCGCATGCGAAACGGCATCCCCGAAGTCCGCGGCCCCTCCTGGTGGGACACCGCCGGCCGATGGCGACCCACCACCACCTCACCCACCCGCCTCCGACAACACCACACCACCCGAACCGCAACTAGCGGAGGGCCATGA
- a CDS encoding 3-hydroxybutyrate dehydrogenase — protein sequence MTSDNDLAGRRALVTGGGSGIGLACVHEFAKRGAHVIVADLNEEAATTAADEVGGEAWIMDLSDTAALDDLQLDIDILVNNAGIQRVSPITEFDPDTFRLLLRLMLESPFLLIRAALPRMYERGWGRVINISSAHGLRASPFKSAYVAAKHGLEGLSKVTALEGGSHGVTSNCINPAYVRTPLVEKQIADQAKVHGIPESEVVEKVMLTETAVKRLVEAEEVASLAGWLVSENAGMVTGASYTIDGGWTAR from the coding sequence GTGACGTCTGACAACGATCTCGCCGGTCGGCGTGCGCTCGTGACCGGCGGTGGGAGCGGCATCGGGCTGGCCTGCGTGCACGAGTTCGCGAAGCGCGGAGCGCACGTGATCGTCGCGGATCTGAACGAGGAAGCCGCGACCACCGCCGCAGACGAGGTGGGCGGCGAAGCCTGGATCATGGACCTGTCCGACACTGCGGCGCTCGACGATCTTCAGCTGGACATCGACATCCTCGTCAACAACGCGGGCATCCAGCGGGTGAGCCCCATCACAGAGTTCGATCCCGACACGTTCCGCCTCCTGCTGCGGTTGATGCTCGAGTCGCCGTTCCTGCTCATCCGCGCCGCACTGCCGCGGATGTACGAACGGGGGTGGGGACGCGTCATCAACATCTCGAGCGCGCACGGTCTGCGCGCGAGCCCCTTCAAATCCGCCTACGTCGCAGCCAAGCACGGCCTCGAAGGACTCTCGAAGGTCACGGCGCTGGAAGGTGGATCGCACGGCGTGACGAGCAACTGCATCAACCCCGCGTACGTCCGCACACCGTTGGTCGAGAAGCAGATCGCCGACCAGGCCAAGGTGCACGGCATTCCGGAGAGCGAAGTCGTGGAGAAGGTCATGCTCACCGAGACCGCGGTCAAGCGCCTCGTCGAGGCCGAGGAGGTCGCGTCGCTCGCGGGCTGGCTCGTGTCCGAAAACGCCGGCATGGTCACGGGCGCGTCCTACACGATCGACGGCGGCTGGACGGCCCGCTGA
- a CDS encoding alpha/beta fold hydrolase, which yields MADGDLRVAVWDPDSQVPDASDVLLIHGVTASHLAWPFVVDRLPGIRAIAPDLRGRGASNGLVGSSGMRAHADDMAAALDALGIERALVAGHSMGGFVAVVFAHLYPERVSRLVLVDGGLPLDVPPGVDADALVAGILGPTAARLSMRFSGAEEYLDFWRAHPAFGDDWTPELEAYLTYDLVDAGDGSYRPATSYRTTADDTADMITGTALTDALAGLRHPTRMITVPRGLQNEEPGLYAPAHLDRVLAANPSVRHERVEGVNHYTIVMSPAGADAVARVIREELSAT from the coding sequence GTGGCAGACGGCGACCTGCGCGTCGCGGTGTGGGATCCCGACTCGCAGGTCCCGGATGCCTCCGACGTGCTCCTGATCCACGGGGTGACGGCATCCCACCTCGCGTGGCCCTTCGTGGTCGACCGGCTGCCCGGCATCCGCGCAATCGCGCCCGATCTGCGCGGACGTGGCGCGAGCAACGGGCTCGTCGGCTCATCCGGCATGCGCGCACACGCGGACGACATGGCGGCAGCACTCGACGCACTCGGCATCGAGCGCGCGCTCGTCGCCGGTCACTCGATGGGCGGATTCGTGGCCGTTGTGTTCGCGCACCTGTATCCCGAGCGCGTGTCCCGGCTCGTGCTCGTCGACGGCGGGCTGCCCCTCGACGTGCCGCCGGGCGTCGACGCGGACGCCCTCGTCGCCGGCATACTCGGACCGACGGCGGCACGCCTGTCGATGCGATTCTCCGGCGCGGAGGAGTATCTCGACTTCTGGCGTGCGCACCCGGCATTCGGCGATGACTGGACGCCCGAACTCGAGGCGTACCTGACGTACGACCTCGTCGACGCCGGCGACGGCTCCTACCGCCCCGCCACGAGCTACCGCACCACCGCCGACGACACCGCTGACATGATCACCGGAACCGCCCTGACAGACGCGCTGGCCGGGCTGCGGCATCCGACGCGCATGATCACGGTGCCTCGCGGCCTCCAGAACGAGGAGCCGGGACTGTACGCTCCCGCGCACCTCGATCGTGTGCTCGCAGCGAACCCGTCCGTGCGGCACGAACGCGTCGAAGGCGTCAATCACTACACGATCGTCATGTCGCCCGCCGGGGCGGATGCTGTCGCCCGGGTCATCCGCGAGGAGCTCAGCGCGACGTGA